Proteins co-encoded in one Streptomyces sp. SLBN-31 genomic window:
- a CDS encoding single-stranded DNA-binding protein: protein MNETIICAVGNVATRPVYRELASGPSARFRLAVTARYLDRENNTWTDGHTNFFTVWANRQLATNAAASLNVGDPVVVQGRLKVRTDVREGQNWTSADLDAIAIGHDLARGTSAFRRAVRTDPAAAAPRPEPNWETPPGDSDDPAQLEAEPAPVT, encoded by the coding sequence ATGAACGAGACGATCATCTGCGCCGTGGGCAACGTGGCGACCCGGCCGGTGTACCGGGAGCTGGCCTCGGGACCGTCGGCCCGGTTCCGGCTCGCGGTGACCGCGCGGTACCTGGACCGGGAGAACAACACCTGGACCGACGGCCACACCAACTTCTTCACGGTGTGGGCCAACCGGCAGCTCGCCACGAACGCGGCGGCCTCCCTCAACGTGGGCGACCCCGTCGTCGTGCAGGGCAGGCTGAAGGTGCGCACCGACGTGCGCGAGGGACAGAACTGGACGTCGGCGGACCTCGACGCGATCGCGATCGGCCACGACCTCGCCCGCGGTACGTCGGCCTTCCGGCGGGCGGTCAGGACGGACCCGGCGGCCGCGGCACCGCGGCCGGAGCCCAACTGGGAGACCCCGCCCGGCGATTCCGACGACCCTGCCCAACTGGAGGCGGAACCCGCCCCCGTGACGTGA
- a CDS encoding tyrosinase cofactor, whose protein sequence is MVVSAGGVAVGAEGEPTRAGTRREMLRGLLTPAMALALAPVVAASRPASGGPRLGEEAFDETYHGRRIQGFRTTATAMAAHGAVGEHWQVTIDGRPLHLMRRADGTWLSMVDHYRSYATPLEAARAAVDEVGPGEHLRDMAPRPRSDEQTDMGGHLHMGEDDDVHA, encoded by the coding sequence ATGGTTGTGAGTGCAGGCGGGGTGGCGGTGGGCGCGGAGGGGGAGCCGACGAGAGCCGGAACACGGCGGGAGATGCTGCGGGGGCTGCTGACGCCCGCGATGGCGCTGGCCCTCGCGCCCGTCGTCGCCGCCTCGAGGCCCGCGAGCGGGGGGCCCCGGCTCGGCGAGGAGGCCTTCGACGAGACCTACCACGGCCGGCGCATCCAGGGCTTCAGGACCACCGCCACCGCGATGGCGGCGCACGGCGCCGTCGGCGAGCACTGGCAGGTCACCATCGACGGACGCCCGCTGCATCTGATGCGCCGGGCCGACGGCACCTGGCTGAGCATGGTCGACCACTACCGCTCCTACGCGACTCCCCTGGAGGCCGCCCGCGCCGCCGTCGACGAGGTGGGGCCCGGGGAGCACCTGCGGGACATGGCGCCAAGGCCGAGGAGCGACGAACAGACGGACATGGGGGGACACCTGCACATGGGGGAAGACGATGACGTACACGCGTAA
- a CDS encoding chaplin, translating to MSRIAKVAAVALGTGAVVVSGAGLAMADAGAQGAAVGSPGVLSGNVVQVPVHIPVNVCGNTVDAAGLLSPAFGNTCANISGHHDNSGGYGYDN from the coding sequence ATGTCTCGCATCGCGAAGGTGGCCGCGGTCGCGCTCGGCACCGGTGCCGTCGTCGTCAGCGGCGCCGGCCTGGCCATGGCCGACGCCGGTGCCCAGGGCGCGGCCGTGGGCTCGCCGGGCGTGCTGTCGGGCAACGTCGTCCAGGTCCCGGTCCACATCCCGGTCAACGTATGCGGGAACACCGTCGACGCGGCCGGCCTGCTGAGCCCGGCCTTCGGCAACACCTGCGCCAACATCAGCGGCCACCACGACAACAGCGGTGGCTACGGGTACGACAACTGA
- a CDS encoding dynamin family protein — translation MVTLDVRPQLLDALSALRDRVAAARFPLPLAGAPRARANRDELLAQLDDYLVPRLREPEAPLLAVVGGSTGAGKSTLVNSLVGRRVSEAGVLRPTTRTPVLVCHPEDHHWFSGMRVLPDLTRVWAPHREPTDDLLLPGEDPARVLRVETAETVPPGLALLDAPDVDSLVADNRVLAAELICAADIWVMVTTAARYADAVPWQLLRTAKQYDVTLVTVLDRVPHQVVSEVSRQYGALLTKAGLGDVPRFTVPELPESAWGGGLLPASAVAPLRTWLVHVTQDPAARQHVMARTAHGVLDSLKARMPELAGAAAAQYAAALRLTSAVEAAYDSENARVRGRLQAGAVLAGDALKRWRAFPLDCSAGELLDALVESLGALLLCAVTAADERVDDAWRREPAARAPELTARDPSLESAEHRIGMAVRRWRRELEEFAEEEVRNLDRGVAPDAETVAALVATTLLGGRRARTAGEGLAERIGAHGALRLRDRGGRLLAEHLDRVLLTERERRLAPLEALDVHVEPQAELIAALSVLQKER, via the coding sequence GTGGTGACCTTGGACGTACGGCCTCAGCTGCTCGACGCACTCTCCGCCCTGCGCGACCGTGTCGCCGCCGCACGCTTCCCGCTGCCCCTGGCGGGGGCTCCACGCGCGCGTGCCAACCGCGACGAACTCCTCGCGCAACTCGACGACTACTTGGTGCCCCGCCTGAGAGAGCCTGAAGCACCCCTGCTGGCGGTGGTGGGCGGATCGACCGGCGCCGGCAAGTCGACCCTCGTCAACTCCCTCGTCGGGCGGCGGGTGAGCGAGGCGGGCGTACTGCGGCCCACCACGCGGACGCCGGTCCTGGTGTGCCATCCGGAGGATCATCACTGGTTCAGCGGCATGCGCGTGCTGCCCGACCTCACGCGCGTGTGGGCACCTCATCGGGAGCCCACGGACGACCTGTTGCTGCCCGGTGAGGATCCCGCGCGCGTGCTGCGCGTGGAGACCGCCGAGACCGTGCCGCCGGGCCTCGCCCTCCTCGACGCCCCCGACGTCGACTCCCTGGTGGCCGACAACCGCGTCCTCGCCGCCGAACTCATCTGCGCGGCCGACATCTGGGTCATGGTCACCACCGCCGCCCGGTACGCCGACGCCGTCCCCTGGCAGCTGCTGCGCACAGCCAAGCAGTACGACGTCACCCTGGTGACGGTGCTCGACCGGGTGCCGCACCAGGTGGTCTCCGAGGTGTCCCGGCAGTACGGGGCGCTCCTCACCAAGGCCGGCCTCGGCGACGTACCCCGCTTCACCGTGCCCGAACTGCCCGAGTCCGCCTGGGGCGGTGGGCTGCTGCCGGCCAGCGCCGTGGCGCCGCTGCGGACCTGGCTCGTCCATGTGACGCAGGACCCGGCCGCCCGGCAGCACGTCATGGCCCGTACCGCGCACGGCGTCCTCGACTCGCTGAAGGCGCGGATGCCCGAACTCGCCGGCGCCGCCGCCGCGCAGTACGCGGCCGCGCTGCGGCTCACCTCGGCCGTCGAGGCGGCGTACGACAGCGAGAACGCGCGCGTGCGCGGGCGGCTGCAGGCCGGGGCCGTCCTCGCCGGCGACGCCCTGAAACGGTGGCGGGCCTTTCCGCTCGACTGTTCGGCGGGTGAGCTGCTGGACGCGCTCGTGGAGAGCCTGGGCGCCCTGCTCCTGTGCGCCGTCACCGCCGCTGACGAGCGCGTCGACGACGCCTGGCGGCGCGAACCCGCGGCGCGCGCCCCGGAGCTCACGGCGCGCGATCCGTCCCTGGAGAGCGCCGAGCACCGCATCGGGATGGCCGTACGACGGTGGCGGCGGGAGCTGGAGGAGTTCGCCGAGGAGGAGGTACGCAACCTCGACCGCGGCGTCGCCCCCGACGCCGAGACGGTCGCGGCGCTCGTCGCCACCACGCTGCTCGGCGGGCGCCGGGCCCGTACGGCGGGCGAGGGACTCGCCGAGCGGATCGGCGCGCACGGCGCGCTGCGGCTGCGCGACCGGGGCGGACGGCTGCTCGCCGAGCATCTCGACCGGGTGCTGCTCACCGAGCGCGAACGCCGGCTCGCGCCCCTGGAGGCGCTCGACGTGCACGTCGAACCGCAGGCCGAGCTCATCGCCGCGCTGTCCGTACTGCAGAAGGAGAGGTGA
- a CDS encoding YfjP family GTPase produces the protein MTAVTDQDHTEHADRAGETVTEMDQHDDAASDEGRAQKRTDADGRAHARVESDDDSGRTDSTEAAESWDDGLIARRVTEGAAPKQAAALEIRPHTAQPADPLAHAGVLRSRLEALRELVGLSRTRVDSRTLAEAGRVLDEASARRRLSGQHTVVAIAGATGSGKSQLFNALAGVPISETGVRRPTTAAPIACSWSDGAASLIERLGIPPRLRRRPLQNGDADSQLHGLVLVDLPDHDSAAVQHREHVDRVLALVDAVIWVVDPEKYADAVLHERYLRPMAGHAEVMFVVLNQTDRLPGEATEQVLDDLRRLLDEDGIALGEYGEPGATVLALSALTGDGVGELRELLGQFVTERGAPARRISADVDAAAVGLRPVYATRRRTGLSEEAREEFAARLADAVGATAAGEAAERAWARNANRACGTPWLRLWRWYQDRTEPATGRLLLRAQADEEATARQRVEHAVRTLADRASAGLPAPWAQAVREAAVRGSQGLPEALDELAARAGLPPGRPPRPGWWPAAVLAQAAMTILQVVGGLWLLGQIIGFMAPNLGVPVLLMMAGIVGGPLIEWSCRMATRGPARRYGTEAERRLREAAAGCGRARVLDPVAAELLRYREVREQYGKVAGVGAV, from the coding sequence GTGACCGCCGTCACTGACCAGGACCACACCGAGCACGCCGACCGAGCGGGGGAGACGGTGACCGAGATGGACCAGCATGACGACGCCGCTTCGGACGAGGGCCGCGCGCAGAAGCGCACCGACGCGGACGGCCGCGCCCACGCGCGCGTGGAGAGCGACGACGACTCCGGCCGTACCGACTCCACGGAAGCGGCCGAGAGCTGGGACGACGGGCTCATCGCGCGACGCGTCACCGAGGGGGCGGCACCCAAACAGGCGGCGGCCTTGGAGATCCGCCCGCACACCGCGCAGCCCGCCGACCCGCTCGCGCACGCCGGCGTGCTGCGCTCGCGGCTGGAGGCGCTCAGGGAACTGGTCGGCCTCTCGCGCACCCGGGTCGACAGCCGCACGCTCGCCGAGGCGGGCCGCGTCCTGGACGAGGCGTCCGCGCGGCGCAGGCTGTCCGGACAGCACACCGTCGTCGCCATCGCGGGTGCCACCGGCAGCGGCAAGTCGCAGCTGTTCAACGCGCTCGCCGGGGTGCCCATCTCGGAGACGGGCGTACGACGGCCCACCACCGCCGCGCCCATCGCGTGCAGTTGGAGCGACGGGGCGGCCAGTCTCATCGAGCGGCTCGGCATCCCGCCCCGGCTGCGGCGGCGCCCGCTGCAGAACGGCGACGCCGACTCCCAACTGCACGGACTCGTCCTGGTCGACCTGCCCGACCACGACTCCGCCGCCGTACAGCATCGCGAGCACGTGGACCGCGTCCTGGCACTCGTCGACGCGGTCATCTGGGTGGTCGACCCCGAGAAGTACGCCGACGCCGTCCTGCACGAGCGCTATCTGCGGCCCATGGCGGGACACGCCGAGGTCATGTTCGTCGTCCTCAACCAGACCGACCGGCTGCCCGGCGAGGCCACCGAGCAGGTCCTCGACGACCTGCGGCGGCTGCTCGACGAGGACGGGATCGCGCTCGGCGAGTACGGCGAACCGGGCGCCACCGTGCTCGCCCTGTCGGCGCTCACCGGCGACGGCGTCGGTGAACTGCGTGAGCTGCTCGGCCAGTTCGTGACGGAGCGCGGCGCCCCGGCGCGCCGGATCTCGGCCGACGTGGACGCCGCCGCGGTCGGTCTGCGGCCCGTGTACGCCACCCGGCGGCGGACCGGCCTGAGCGAGGAGGCGCGCGAGGAGTTCGCCGCCCGGCTCGCGGACGCCGTGGGCGCCACGGCGGCGGGCGAGGCCGCCGAACGCGCCTGGGCGCGCAACGCCAACCGTGCCTGCGGGACACCCTGGCTGCGGCTGTGGCGGTGGTACCAGGACCGGACCGAACCGGCCACCGGACGACTGCTGTTGCGCGCCCAGGCCGACGAGGAGGCCACGGCGCGCCAGCGCGTGGAGCATGCGGTGCGGACCCTGGCCGACCGGGCCTCGGCCGGACTGCCCGCGCCGTGGGCGCAGGCGGTGCGCGAGGCGGCCGTACGGGGATCGCAGGGGCTGCCCGAGGCGCTGGACGAACTGGCGGCGCGCGCGGGACTGCCACCGGGGCGGCCGCCCCGGCCGGGCTGGTGGCCGGCCGCCGTACTCGCCCAGGCCGCCATGACCATCCTCCAAGTGGTCGGTGGACTGTGGCTGTTGGGGCAGATCATCGGCTTCATGGCACCCAACCTGGGAGTGCCGGTGCTGCTGATGATGGCCGGCATCGTCGGCGGCCCGCTGATCGAGTGGAGCTGCCGGATGGCGACCAGGGGGCCCGCACGGCGGTACGGCACGGAGGCGGAACGGCGACTTCGGGAGGCCGCCGCCGGCTGCGGACGGGCCCGGGTCCTGGACCCGGTGGCGGCCGAACTGCTGCGCTACCGGGAGGTGCGGGAGCAGTACGGGAAGGTCGCGGGGGTGGGTGCGGTGTGA
- a CDS encoding tyrosinase family protein, whose amino-acid sequence MTYTRKNVSTLTSGEKRRFVNAMLEVKRRGEYDEFVRTHIEHYTSDGEKGLRAAHMTPSFLPWHRRFLLELEKALRRVDSSVSVPYWDWTRDRTAASTPWTADLLGGNGRRTDHRVTTGPFAYAAGHWTIKEGVTDGKFLTRDLGRARAPIALPTRSELESALSERVYDVSPWNSTVTKGFRNKLEGWGTGRGSVTWRNHNRVHRWVGGAMVGGASVNDPVFWLHHAFVDLQWTRWQARHKGARYLPAKPPGVGDEQHGRIVARHEKMPPWDVTPDQMEDVSRIYRYV is encoded by the coding sequence ATGACGTACACGCGTAAGAACGTCAGCACGCTGACGAGCGGCGAGAAGCGGCGGTTCGTGAACGCGATGCTGGAGGTCAAACGGCGGGGGGAGTACGACGAGTTCGTGCGGACGCACATCGAGCACTACACCTCCGACGGGGAGAAGGGTCTGCGCGCGGCGCATATGACGCCCTCCTTCCTGCCCTGGCATCGCCGCTTCCTGCTGGAGCTGGAGAAAGCGCTGCGCAGGGTCGACTCCTCGGTGAGCGTGCCGTACTGGGACTGGACCCGCGACCGCACCGCGGCCTCGACGCCCTGGACCGCGGACCTGCTCGGCGGGAACGGGCGCCGCACGGACCACCGGGTGACGACCGGGCCGTTCGCCTATGCGGCCGGCCATTGGACCATCAAGGAGGGTGTCACCGACGGGAAGTTCCTGACCCGGGACCTCGGGCGGGCCCGTGCCCCCATCGCGTTGCCTACGCGAAGCGAGCTGGAGTCGGCACTCAGCGAGCGCGTTTATGACGTCTCGCCCTGGAACTCCACCGTCACCAAGGGCTTCCGCAACAAGCTAGAGGGGTGGGGGACCGGGCGGGGCAGTGTCACCTGGCGCAACCACAATCGCGTGCACCGCTGGGTCGGCGGCGCGATGGTCGGTGGTGCCTCCGTCAACGACCCGGTGTTCTGGCTCCACCACGCCTTCGTCGATCTGCAGTGGACCCGCTGGCAGGCCCGGCACAAGGGCGCCCGCTATCTGCCGGCCAAGCCGCCCGGCGTGGGCGACGAACAGCACGGGCGGATCGTCGCCCGGCACGAGAAGATGCCGCCCTGGGACGTGACGCCGGACCAGATGGAGGACGTCAGCCGGATCTACCGGTACGTCTGA
- a CDS encoding DUF5949 family protein yields the protein MTSTSSGTRPLGPAELGTLVVMAWSGKAPDGDMPYLLVYSLGDAAAGLEAASAAVAELLGSVGLSLGGELTDAAARPSLPLSLLVEGGHAVVTLPGSNAQCTPPPEWLAAVTKRGYAYLVFTSRPWPEAEPGKPVDPEAFTAFVGAEETLNAAAHVVLPARRLRG from the coding sequence GTGACCTCAACCTCAAGCGGAACCCGCCCCCTCGGCCCCGCCGAACTGGGCACCCTCGTCGTGATGGCCTGGAGCGGCAAGGCCCCCGATGGCGACATGCCCTACCTGCTCGTCTACTCTCTCGGCGACGCAGCGGCCGGCCTCGAGGCCGCGTCGGCCGCCGTCGCCGAACTGCTGGGAAGCGTCGGTCTCTCCCTCGGTGGCGAGCTGACCGACGCAGCTGCCAGGCCGAGCCTGCCGCTGAGCCTGCTGGTCGAGGGCGGCCACGCCGTCGTCACCCTGCCCGGCTCCAATGCCCAGTGCACCCCGCCGCCGGAATGGCTCGCCGCGGTCACCAAACGGGGCTACGCCTACCTGGTGTTCACCTCCCGCCCCTGGCCCGAGGCCGAGCCGGGCAAGCCTGTCGACCCGGAGGCCTTCACCGCCTTCGTGGGCGCCGAGGAGACCCTGAACGCGGCGGCGCACGTCGTCCTGCCGGCCCGCAGGCTGCGCGGCTGA